AAGCTCTACCTGTACCTATTGCAACACAATCAAGCGGGTTATCAGCAACAATGACTGGCATACCTGTTTCCTGAGTTAATTTTTTATCTAGATTCCTCAACAAACCGCCACCACCAGTTAATATAATACCACGATCCATTATATCGGCTGCAAGCTCAGGAGGGCATTTTTCTAAGGTTCCTTTTACTGCTTCGATTATTTTATCAACGGTGTCCTTCAGGGCTTTTGTAACTTCATTTGCAGTTATCTCTATTGTTTTAGGCAAACCTGTAATCAAATCACGACCGCGAATCTCCATTGATTCAGATTTTTCTGCTTCAGTTGCAGATCCAATTTCCATCTTAATAGACTCGGCTGTTCTTTCACCTATCATCAAACTATATTTTCTTTTAATATATTGTGTTATGGAATCATCCATCTCATCCCCAGCAACTCTAACGGAACGATCAGTTACAATTCCTCCTAATGAGATCACTGCTACTTCCGTTGTTCCACCACCAATATCCACAACCATGCTGCCTGTTGGTTCCCATACTGGTAAATCAGCACCAATTGCAGCTGCAAATGGTTCTTCAATTGTGTATGCCTCTTTTGCTCCAGCTTGACGTGCCGCATCTTCCACTGCTCTTTTTTCAACTGCGGTTACCCCTGATGGAACACAAATCATAACGTTAGGATGTTTTGGAAATAAAAACCTTTGCTTTTGAGCTCTCTTCATGAAAGCTTTAATCATTGCAGACGTCGTTTCAAAATCAGCAATAACTCCATCTTTCATTGGACGTTCTGCTTTTATACTACCTGGTGTTCTACCGAGCATTTTTTTTGCTGCGTCCCCTACTTCAACAATCGTTTTAGATTCCGTATGTACAGCAACAACTGAAGGCTCCCTAACAACGATCCCCTTCCCCTTTAAAAATACAAGTGTATTTGCTGTTCCCAAATCAATTCCTAAGTCTTTAACAAAGCTGCCAAACATGCCAAGTCTCCTTCCTAATTTCCAATCGCTCAATAAAATTATCATATATTTTCTAGTTTTGTTTATATAAAACGAAAATGAATTTATTTGAAACTTATATCATTGTATTACATAAGTCCTCTTTCTTTCAAACTAATAAAATTTTGATCACCAATAATTAAATGATCAAGAACCTCTATACCGATCACCTGCCCAGCTTCTAACAAACGATTCGTTATTTCAATATCCTCAGGACTTGGAGTCGGATCACCACTTGGGTGATTATGAACACAAATAATTGAAGCACTACTTCTTTTTATAGCTGCACGAAAAACTTCCCTAGGATGAACTATAGATGCATTTAAACTTCCCATCGAAAGCGTTTCTTGTGCTATCAGTTGATTCTTTGTATTTAAAAATAAACAAATAAAGTGCTCCTTCTGCAAATATCGTAAATCTTCCATCATATATTTTGCAGCATCTTCTGGCGATCGGATTGTGATATGATGTTCTAATTTACTTTTGGCTAACCTTCTGCCAAGTTCAATTCCAGCTTGAATTTGTAACGCTTTTGCTGGACCGATCCCCTTCATCTCAATTAATTGTTCTGTACTAGCATCAACCAAATGACGCAAACCACCAAACTTTTTCAGTACTTTTTGAGCTAATGTTATTGCAGATTCATCAAAGGAACCCGTTCTTAACAATATAGCTATAATCTCTGCATTACTTAAAACCTGTGCACCGTATTGAAGCATGCGTTCACGAGGTCTATCTTTTTCTGGTACATTTCTGAGGATTTGTGACAAATGTGACATATCCTAAGCCCTCCCTTTGGACATTTTTAAAAATATTTCAAAATGTACATTGTCATGAGGGATATGCATACAAGATAAACTAATTCGCATCTCCATTACAGAACCTAAATTCGTACAATTTCTTTAAAAAGTCATATCACTTCAATTCCAAACTCACCTAACATTTCACTTAACAAAGAAAGCGATAGACCAACTACGTTAAAATATGAACCCTCTATAGAATCCACCATGGTTGCACCAAGACCTTGAATAGCATACGAACCAGCTTTATCCATAGGTTCTCCAGTATTAACATAACGTTCAATCTGTTCAATCTTTAGAGGCTTCATATTTACTATCGTTTTTTGAGATTCAACTATTATTTTGCCTGAATCTGAATCTATGCAAGCAATACCACTATATACTTCATGTGCTGTTCCTTGAAGCTGGAGCAACATTGATATCGCATCGCTCTTGTCTTTTGGTTTCCCAAATATTCGTCCATCTTTTACAACAATTGTATCTGCACCAATAATAATTCCATGTTTATTCTTGGATTGCTTTTTTTCAAACACAGCTGTTGCTTTTTTTGTTGATAAAACTTTTACCACTTCAACAGGTGTTAATATTTCTGTCAGAGTTTCATCAACATCACTCACACAAATTGTATAGGGTAAGTTCAAAGAACGAATTAATTCTTGTCTTCGAGGTGAAGAAGAGGCTAGGATAAGATGTTTATTATTCAAAATTTTCAATCCCCTTCAAACATCATAATTTACGATATAACCAAAAAGCTAAAGCTAATCCTAGGATGTTTGCAATATTTAGTTTAACCTGGAAATTAAAATCATATGATAAAAAACCTAAATCTGCTGAAGGTTCCCATGTGATTTGTGAGGATTTGGTCAAAAAATATAATGCAGGTACGGGTTCTAAAAGTTGAGCAATAATAGACCCTGTTAATAATCCTATCAACAAAAAAATAATTAATACAAAACTATTTTTTTTCATCACACTCCTACCTCCAAAACTTGTAACTTACACTTTTTATCTATGAATCTTTTGAATTTCATCTATATTCTATTATACGAGTTAAGATGAATTAACACAATCTATGAAAAAAAACTTTAAGTTCCTTATTTTACCTTTTTACATACCACTCTTTTCCTATTAAAATATACAACAGGGAGGAGATTTAGCTTGATGGAAAAATGTAAACATACCGTTATTTTCTTGATGATTCTTTTTGTGATTTTTCCAAATTATGCTCAAGCTTTGAAAGTGGTCCTAGATGCTGGTCATGGTGGGAAAGATCCAGGTGCATTGGGTGTTAATGGACTGAAAGAAAAGGATGTTAATCTAGACATCTCATTTAAAGTAAAAAATATTTTAGAAGAGCGTGGACATGAGGTTGTTTTAACGAGGGAAAATGATACATACATAAGCTTGCAAGATAGAGTAAAATTGACAAATCAACAAAATGCAGATTTATTTGTATCAATTCATGCAAATGCTCATCACGATCCATCCATTAAAGGCAGTCTAGTAATCTACTATAATAACCAATATCCAGATAAGGATTACCCTGCTAGTACAGCAATGTCTGTCTTAACACCCTATAGTAAGACACTGGCGCAATCCGTATTAAATGGACTGATAACCGAAGCCGAAACGAAGGACCTTGGTTTAATGTCCAAAGCTGTTTATGTCGCTCGCATGGGCTCAATTCCAAGTATTTTAGTAGAAACCGCTTTTTTAAGCAATGAAGAAGATGCTGCTAGATTATTTGACGAAAGTGAAAGACAAAAAATGGCCATAGGGATTGCAAACGGAATTGAAACATTTGAACCCATTACATTTTGGGATGCTTTAGATCACTGGGCGATAACGTCTATCATTCGACTTCAGGATAATGATCTAATCTTTGGATATAACAATAGTTATGAGCCAAATCGATCATTAACCAGAGCTGAATTTTTAGCGATGATGGATCGTATTTTTTATTTTACAAGTGACAAAGCCCCTGAAGATGAGCAAACAACACAGGATCCACATGATAATTTGAGCGATGAACAACAAACTCCTACTACAGAAGAGAATACAGAGTCAACTCAAGAAAATAACCTGGAAGAAGAAACAGAGTCATCTGAAGAAAGTGATGTATCAGATCAAGAAAAAAACAACCATGAGCAAAATAATACAAACACAGACTCAAATGAAACCAATGATGAAGAATCAACATCAGATAATACAAGTGAGTCTGATTCTAATCAACAAACAAAAGTAGAGACAAAAGACTTTAAAGATCTATCCACTGATCATTGGGCTTTTAAAATCATCCATGAAGCAGTGAATAATGGTTATATTCTAGGGTATCCAGACGAAACGATTCGACCTAATGAACCTATTTCTAGAGCTGAGGTTTCGGTTATTTTTAATCGCATTTGGAATGAAAATGAAACGGAAGCCACGGAAGCAACGTTTTTATATGAAGATGTTTCAGAGGGAAAGTGGTACGCTGAGTCTGTATATCTGTTAAAAGAACTTTCTCTTTTAAATGGAATAACAGAAACCAAATTTGGACCTGAGCGTAATATGACCCGTGCCGAATTAGCTGTTATGGTTGATAGATTTTTGTACTAAATAAAAGCTCGCCATCGGCGAGCTTATTTTTAATTAAAGAGATACAGATATCCTTTGGAGTAAATCTTTTTGTAAAATCGTATATTGCATTAAAGCAGTTTGAGTCTGCCAAAGCAATGAAGATGAAGGATTTTTTTGATAATCCTCCAAGGAAATCATAGCTGTACTTAATGCACTATTCATTTTTTCAAACGTGGATTTTACTTCCTCTGGAAATCCAGTATTTATTTCCGGGATTAATCCTGCCCAAGTTCGATGGAGACCTTTAATCGTTTCTAGAGAGCTATTCTCAAAGGACGTAAAAGATTGATCCCTTAAATGTATTAAGGTTAACTCACTTATTGTATGAACAAGCTCTGATCCCTGAGAGAAATAAGATTGAACAAGCTCTGCATTATTCCCATTCCATTTCATCTGTTTGATAGAAGGTATCTCATACGTTTTTATATAAACTTCTAAACCTTCCTGCTGTAATTTATAACTCAGTAATAATGCATCATCTCGATTTGTTGTCATCCCTGCAAAAACATAGTAGTTATCGTTTAATTCACTTACAGCAGCAAAACCATTGTTTGATAACCCAGCTATCGCTGCTTCTGCTCCATCCAAACTACTGAACACACCATTTTGAAGCATGAAATAAGATTGGAATGGTATGTTTAATGTGATTGTTCCATTTAAATTTACAACTGGCTGAGGACTAGTCATGTTATCCTCACTTTCAACCTCTTCGTCTAATTCTGAAGGTACAATAGAATCATTTTGTGATTGATTTATTTCACTGGCTGATTGTTGATTGTCAGAGAAAAAAGATAATACAAAAAAACCAAATGCAATCCCTACGATGATAGCTCCTGTAAAAGAAGTGATGATTTTAAACCATGGCCTTTTTGTTTTTTTTACATACCCGTAAGGATTTCTATTTTTGTATGGATTTTTCTGATATTCCTTTGAATAATTTGGATGGGCATCAAATCTTCCTAAATAATCATCTTCGCGCTCTTTATCTCCATGTTTATTATTAAAACCATTGTCATTATCTTGATACGTATCCGTTTCTCGTATAAGCTGTTCTAATCTAGCAGTTTCAGCATCAAAGGGGCTGCTCCATGCTCCATAATCCGTTGTAAATTGATTTAATGGCTGTGAATCTAAAATAGTATCAGAGAGTTCATCTTCAGTCATCGTTTTATCTGACTTCTCTAACACCTTAAACTCATTTTTATTTAGGGATATAATATCTTTTTGAGTTTCATTTTCCTTATTTATTTTATTGCCATCCTTGTCAAAGCGATAGGTTAATCTTGCTTTATTCAATACATATTCCCTCCTTGTCCCAAACCCTGTATATGAAAAGAATATGATAGAAATAGAAAGATTATGATTAAATCATTTAATAAATCAATCTAATAAGTTCAATGATTGTGATCTATATGATTCAAAAAATTGTGACAAGTGTCTAATAAAGATAACACACGTGGTTCAACAGGAAATTGATTGTTTAATGCACATACTGAACATTTATACATATCATCTATTTCATACTGTTTAAAAAATACTTCCTTCAGAGAGTTTTCTGTCATCATCTTTATAGTATTATTCGTTTTACGAATACTAAATGAATCGAGAGGGATAGATAATCCTCTGCCATCCGCTTTGATATAACTTTCTTTTAGAGTCCAAAGATCAAAAAAATATTTTAATTTTTCAGGCTCTTCTTTTTTTGTTAAATCCATTATTTCTTGTTTTGAAAAAAACCGATCAGCGATTGTGTAATCAATTGGAGAAATTTTCTCTACATCTATACCAATAGTTGAACAATCAATCGCACAAGCCACCCAATTACCAGAGTGAGTAATATTATAGTGAAGTTGTGGCTTGTTCAATAAGATTGGTTTGCCATAGCTATTTTTTTGAAATACAATTTCAAGGTTTTTAACATTTGTTACATTCATAATTTCAGTTCGAATTAAAATTTCACCTAGTAATGACCGATCGGCGTCCATTTTATTTCTAAATTTATTTAATCGAACTTGTTTTTCTTTAGGTAGGTTTCTTAATAAATCAATATATAAACTATGTTCAATCTCTGAATCTATTTTTACAGCCACGATTTTCATTCTTTATACCTCAACTTGTAAGTTTCATTTTATTTATTATATCGAAAAAATTGGAAAATAAATATGATATGCTATAAACTAAATGAATGAGGTGATTGAATCATGATGAAGTTATTCTGTTTACCATACGCTGGTGGCAGCTCTGCTATATATAGCAAATGGAAAAGGCACTTTAATCAATCTATTGAAATCGTTCCAATTGAGTTAGCTGGTAGAGGCACTAGAATAGGTGAATCTTTTTACGAGAGTTTAAATGAAGCTGTGGAGGATGTCTATAAATTGATAAGCGGACAGATAGATTCTACACCATACGCTCTATTTGGACATAGCATGGGAAGTAAAATTGCTTATGAATTGTATTATAAGATAAAAAACTTGGATCATAATGAACCAGAAATGATCTTTTTCTCTGGAAGTCCTGCCCCACATTCAAAAAAAACAGACAAGGAACAAGTTCATTTATTACCGAATGATGAATTTAAAAGAAAAGTGTTGGAACTTGGAGGAACTGCTGATGAAATTTTTGATAATCGTCAATTAGCAGAGCTTTTTGTTCCAATTATTCGTGGAGACTATAAAATTGTAGAAACGTATGAATATAAACAAAAACAAATTAAAATTAATTGTAAAACAGTTGTATTGTATGGTCTGCAAGATAAATATATAGATATTATTAAGGAATGGGATGAACTTACTGAGCAGCCTTCAACTTACCATTTCATAAACGGAGGGCACTTCTTTATCCAAGATCATATGGAAAAAACGATAAAAGCCGTTGGAAGTCATACAGCCAAATGATGATGAATCGTAAAATTTTCATCAAACTTTGTGATAGGAACCTGTTTAACTGATCCAGGTTCCTATCTATCCTCTATGTATTAAAGAAGTTTCTTTATGTTTGTTTCATCCTTGCAATTCCAATTTATTTGCAGGAGTTATGTTATTATTTGAGAGTGACTCACTTTTAAACAAGTAAATCACAGAAATCAATATAAATAGGAAAGAAGAAATCATGGTTAACACTAATACCCAATCTGGTAATTTCCCTATTGCATCGTTTATCTTTAATTCCCTAAATGTAAACATAGACACATTCAGCACGATACCAATCCATATAGACGACCAGATAGATTTCGTTTTGAAATAAACTAATCCATATAAAATCCCCAACATGAATCCTGTAAACATAATAATTGGACTTGGTTGAAAGTATCCATATACTATTGCATTTAAGATTAAAGCAATTGGAAAGGGCATCACTTTATTAAATTCATTAAATACCAAACCTCTAAATAGTATTTCTTCAAATAAAACACCTACAATCCCAACTCCGATAAACACATAAAAAAAGTTGTCCGATCTAGAAAACACTTCCATATATGATTCTAAATCTGGAAATCTTTCCCCAAAGTATGTTATTTTCATAAAGCTGATGAACCATAAAGTTCCTGCCAAACCAATGAGAGTGAACAAAAACATTTGTTTTCTATTAATCATGGAAAAATTACATACGGACCATATACTTTTATAATTTTCCTTGAGAAAGATTTTTTTAATATAAAAAATAAATAGAAATAGTAGAAATGTCACACTCGTTATAAAAATTAAATAAAGTGGAATATTTCTTTCAAAGAAAGTAACAAACCATTCAAAATTGTTATATAAGTATAGAACCAATAGTTCAAAGACAAAGTAAGTTGCTCCTAGATAAGCAGCTAAATTCGCAATCATTAACAAATATTTTTTCATATAATAACTCCTTTTCATTTTTAAGTAACTTATTAAATGAATATTGAATAGGCCTTTTCATCACCCCCCTTCATTTATCTTTATTTAACAGCTACATATTTGACGTTTTTGTTTGGATTTGTTGGAAATCTACTACAATATGTTCATCAGTTTCTTCCTTAACACGAACTAATCCAGTTTTTTCAATTCTTCCCATCAAATGAATGATTGCTTCTTTGGAAACATGTCCACCTAACATTTCTGAAAAACAAAGTTTATTTTCAGTTAATTGCTTATGATCAAAAGGGAGTATTTCCTTTAGTTGCTGCTGCATCCGTTCATAATTTACTTCAATCTGTTTTGAAAGACCGTCACAAGATACTTCCACTAACAGATTTTCACCTGTTTTAAAAGTAACAAATCCTCTTGAATCTACCATACCCTCTTCTTTGTTGATCACAGTATATTCGGCAAGTTGTCTTGCAGAAAACTTCATCCCGTTGTCCATCTCAATGATAGGATTGATCTCAATAACCCCTTTATCCTCATCTTTAGAAGGATCGTTCATAATGTCTTTTATGAAATTGACGTTCACTTCCATGTGCACAGCCATGTTAGGGGTTTTTCCGTTAAATAGAATCAAAGCATTTTTGACTCTTTTCTCCCATGCCAATTCATTATGCAGAGCTCCTTCTTCTAAGTAATAAAATACATCTTCGCCATAAGTAAAACCTTGTTCTTCCAATAGATCAATAAAGGTAGCTTCATAGTATTCTTCTACATTCCCCATATCAACCCAAATGTTAAGCTCTGGTTTTGGTTTATTGATTAGGTCTGTATAAATGGCTCTCTCCCCTACCCAGAATGATGGAGATAAAGCTCCCACCGTTGAAAATACATCAGGATATTCATAGGCCAACCACAACGCATGAACGGCACCTAGGGACGAACCGATAATCGCTCTGTGTTCTTTGGATGGAATGGTTCGATAATGCTTATCTATATAAGGGATGATGGTATTAACTAAAAATTCAGCATAAGTTTTCGCTTGTAAACCATCTGTATTTAAAGAACTTTCTTTGTATGGAATATATTCTTCAGCTCTATGCTCCTTGTCACTATAAATTCCAATTACGATCATCTCTTCTACTAATCCTTTATTTGTTAATTCTTTTAAGGTTTGATCTACTTTCCAACCAATAGATTCGGCAGTGTCGGCAAAAACACTTTGTCCATCATGCATATAAACGACAGGATATATTGTGTCAGTTGTATGGTACGATTCAGGTAAATAAATCTGCATTTTTCTTCCTTCTACTTCAATCGTGAATATTTCAGATTTTAATGGTTGAGAGGTAATCTGCTTGTTATCCACTAAGTTTTCCATTCGTTTTGCAAGTTGCTCAATGGTTGGATTTGTAAATAAATCTCTTAAGGTCAAATGCACTTCAAATTCTTTTTGTAAAATAGCCACGATGGACATGGCTTTTAAAGAATGACCACCCAATTCAAAGAAGTTATGCTGAATGCCGATCCCATTTATACCAAGCACATTATTCCACACAGCTTTAATCTGACTTTCTAATTCATTTCTTGGTGAAACATATTCTACACCTTTCAACATATTTTTGTCTGGCTGTGGTAAAGATTTGCGATCAATTTTTCCATTTGGTGTAAGCGGCATACTCTCTAGTTGTACAAAATGAGATGGAATCATATAATCTGGTAAAGATTGAAGTAAATATTTTCTTAATTTAGCACCAGTTACTTCTGTTCTACACACTATATAGGCACATAATGTATCGTCTCCTGTCCCACCTTTTAAAAGGGTAACTACAGTTTCCACCATTTCTGGATACTTGAGAATTTGCCTCTCAATCTCTTCCAATTCAATGCGGAATCCTCTAACTTTCACTTGATGGTCCATGCGTCCAATATATTCAATGGTTCCATCAGGTTTCCATTTAGCCACATCCCCGGTTAAGTACATTCGACTGTCTGGTTCAAACGGGTTTGAAACGAATTTCTCAGCCGTCAATGCTGGATGATTCAAATACCCTCTGGCTACACCCTCTCCACTGATGCAAAGTTGACCACTCACTCCCATTGGAACGATATTTTGATGTGAATCCATAATATACAATTTCGAATTTGCTATCGGCTTTCCAATAGATATGTTCGTTTCATTTCCTTTAACTAAATACGTTGTCGCATCTACAGTACATTCTGTTGGACCATAAACATTGGTGACCTTCGCATTAGTAAATGTATTTAAAATTTCATTTACCGACTTCAGATTTAGAATATCTCCCCCTATGATGAAATGTTTAAGTTTCCTATTTTCTCTATTTTGCAAAAAGTGACTTATCATATTGAGATGAATAGGTGTACCATCCGAAATATCGATTTGATTCGCGTCATAAAATTCTAGTAATTTCTCTCCACTCACTCTTACATCTTCTGGAACTACATATAATGTATGACCACTTGTTAAAGCTGCAAAAATTTGTTTGACTGATGCATCAAAATAAAATGGTGCAACCAACGCCACATTCAGCTCGTCGCTATACATGGAATAAATCCTTTGATCCAAAGCTATTACTAGATTGTTCACACTATGATGCTCAATCATCACCCCTTTCGGATTGCCTGTTGTCCCTGAAGTGTATAATACATAAGCTAAATCGTTTGAATGATTGATGCTTTTTACATGAGTTGAAGTTCCTTCAAAGATTTCCTTGTTCAATATATCTATGATCTCTCCATTAAACGATAAATCAACACAACATTCTTCTGTCGTTATTAATGCATGACTTTCACTATCCTTCAGCATAAACTCAATTCTCTGTTTTGGATAATCTGGATTAATCGGTACATAAGCACCTCCCGCTTTTAAGATGCCATAGATTCCGATCACCATCTCTAAAGAGCAATGCACCATTAAACCTACCAAGTCATTTGCCTGAATGCCTTTGTTTCTAAGGACTAACGCAAGCTGATTTGCTTTTTCATTCAGTTCTCTGTACGTCAATGACTGACCTTCAAATACTACAGCAACATGATTCGGTGTTTCTTTGACTTGTTCTTCAAACAGCTCATGAATGGTTTTATGTTTTGGATATGCAATATTAGTATTATTGAATTGTACTAATATCTGGTCTTTTTCTTGCTCACTCAGCAACTCTACATCTTTTAGTAATAGTTCAGGTTGGGTAACTACCTGTTCTACTAATATTTTTAAGTGATTAATCATCCTTTCTATCGTTGCTTGTTTAAATAGTTTCGTACAATATTTCACGTTCAATAAAAGTTCGTTATCATCTTCCATGACAGTTAATGTAAGGTCGAATTTGGAAATTTTATTATCCATAGAATACGGTTGGAAACTTAAATCGTTCAGCTTCATTTCCTGCAGTTCCATGTTTAACATATTAAACATGACGTTAAACAATGGATTTCGACTCATATCCCTTGGTAAGTGTAAGTTTTCAATCAAATCTTCTAAAGGATAACTTTCATTTTCTATAGCACGTACCGTGTTTTCTTTTACTTCTGCCAGGAAGGTTTCAAATGACTTACTCCCCACAGGTTTATTTCGTATGGCTAATGTATTGACAAACATGCCTATCGTTGATTCTAGATCTGCATGAGTTCTCCCAGCTACAGGCGCACCCACAATGATATCCTCTTGTCCAGTATATTTTGACAATAAAGTACTATACGTCGCCAGCATAATCATATATACGGTCGTATTCGTATCTTTAGCTAGTCGTTGAACTTTTGACGTGGTCGTTTTATCCAATCTAAAATCTAACTCATCTCCCTCAAAACTTTGCAACATTGGCCTTTCAAAATCGGTGGGTAGATTCAAAACCGGAATCTCATCCTCATACTGATCTAACCAATACTGCTTCTGCTGCTCCATCTCTTCCTTAGCAAACTGCTCACTTTGCCAAACTGCAAAATCTTTATATTGAATATGAAGTTCTGGAAGATTCTCATCTTCATAAAGTGCTATAAAGTCTTGAATCAAAATGTTCATTGAGGTTCCATCTGAAATAATATGATGCATATCTATGCAGAAAAGATATTCTTCTCTACCCATTTCTATAAGACTTACTCTAAACAATGGGGCTTGACTTAAATCAAAAGGTTGAATAAATTGTGAAATTAAAGGTTCTGCTTGCCCTCTTTCCACTTTTTGATAGTCTATCTTTACATCAAGATGTGGATGGATCAGCTGAACCGGCTCTCCTTCTTTCCATTCAAATGAAGTACGCAAACTTTCATGACGAAAAATCAATCCTTTAATTGCTTTTTCAAATTGAGTCTTGTTTAAATCTCCTCTTATCATCATTGCCAAAGGCATGTTATAACTGATATCAGCTCCTTCTAGCTGTTGCAACACATACATTCGTTTTTGTGCTGATGAAACAGGGTATACGTCTCGTGATTCAACCTGTGCAATGGATCCCAAGTCATATGAATCTAATTGTTGCAATCGCTCTGCGAACTGTAAAATGGTCGGATTTTGAAATAGATCCCTCAAACTTACAGATAATTCCATATTTTTATGAATCAATGCAATTAATTGCACGGCTTTTAATGAATGTCCTCCCAATTCAAAGAAGTTGTGTTGAATGCCGATCCGCTCTACCCCAAGAACCGTTTGCCATAATGAAAGGAGTTCATG
The window above is part of the Chengkuizengella sp. SCS-71B genome. Proteins encoded here:
- a CDS encoding rod shape-determining protein, encoding MFGSFVKDLGIDLGTANTLVFLKGKGIVVREPSVVAVHTESKTIVEVGDAAKKMLGRTPGSIKAERPMKDGVIADFETTSAMIKAFMKRAQKQRFLFPKHPNVMICVPSGVTAVEKRAVEDAARQAGAKEAYTIEEPFAAAIGADLPVWEPTGSMVVDIGGGTTEVAVISLGGIVTDRSVRVAGDEMDDSITQYIKRKYSLMIGERTAESIKMEIGSATEAEKSESMEIRGRDLITGLPKTIEITANEVTKALKDTVDKIIEAVKGTLEKCPPELAADIMDRGIILTGGGGLLRNLDKKLTQETGMPVIVADNPLDCVAIGTGRALEEIHLFRDKKNKGRNKR
- the radC gene encoding RadC family protein; this encodes MSHLSQILRNVPEKDRPRERMLQYGAQVLSNAEIIAILLRTGSFDESAITLAQKVLKKFGGLRHLVDASTEQLIEMKGIGPAKALQIQAGIELGRRLAKSKLEHHITIRSPEDAAKYMMEDLRYLQKEHFICLFLNTKNQLIAQETLSMGSLNASIVHPREVFRAAIKRSSASIICVHNHPSGDPTPSPEDIEITNRLLEAGQVIGIEVLDHLIIGDQNFISLKERGLM
- a CDS encoding Maf family protein; translated protein: MKILNNKHLILASSSPRRQELIRSLNLPYTICVSDVDETLTEILTPVEVVKVLSTKKATAVFEKKQSKNKHGIIIGADTIVVKDGRIFGKPKDKSDAISMLLQLQGTAHEVYSGIACIDSDSGKIIVESQKTIVNMKPLKIEQIERYVNTGEPMDKAGSYAIQGLGATMVDSIEGSYFNVVGLSLSLLSEMLGEFGIEVI
- a CDS encoding DUF4321 domain-containing protein, which translates into the protein MKKNSFVLIIFLLIGLLTGSIIAQLLEPVPALYFLTKSSQITWEPSADLGFLSYDFNFQVKLNIANILGLALAFWLYRKL
- a CDS encoding N-acetylmuramoyl-L-alanine amidase, producing MEKCKHTVIFLMILFVIFPNYAQALKVVLDAGHGGKDPGALGVNGLKEKDVNLDISFKVKNILEERGHEVVLTRENDTYISLQDRVKLTNQQNADLFVSIHANAHHDPSIKGSLVIYYNNQYPDKDYPASTAMSVLTPYSKTLAQSVLNGLITEAETKDLGLMSKAVYVARMGSIPSILVETAFLSNEEDAARLFDESERQKMAIGIANGIETFEPITFWDALDHWAITSIIRLQDNDLIFGYNNSYEPNRSLTRAEFLAMMDRIFYFTSDKAPEDEQTTQDPHDNLSDEQQTPTTEENTESTQENNLEEETESSEESDVSDQEKNNHEQNNTNTDSNETNDEESTSDNTSESDSNQQTKVETKDFKDLSTDHWAFKIIHEAVNNGYILGYPDETIRPNEPISRAEVSVIFNRIWNENETEATEATFLYEDVSEGKWYAESVYLLKELSLLNGITETKFGPERNMTRAELAVMVDRFLY
- a CDS encoding 4'-phosphopantetheinyl transferase family protein gives rise to the protein MKIVAVKIDSEIEHSLYIDLLRNLPKEKQVRLNKFRNKMDADRSLLGEILIRTEIMNVTNVKNLEIVFQKNSYGKPILLNKPQLHYNITHSGNWVACAIDCSTIGIDVEKISPIDYTIADRFFSKQEIMDLTKKEEPEKLKYFFDLWTLKESYIKADGRGLSIPLDSFSIRKTNNTIKMMTENSLKEVFFKQYEIDDMYKCSVCALNNQFPVEPRVLSLLDTCHNFLNHIDHNH
- a CDS encoding thioesterase II family protein produces the protein MMKLFCLPYAGGSSAIYSKWKRHFNQSIEIVPIELAGRGTRIGESFYESLNEAVEDVYKLISGQIDSTPYALFGHSMGSKIAYELYYKIKNLDHNEPEMIFFSGSPAPHSKKTDKEQVHLLPNDEFKRKVLELGGTADEIFDNRQLAELFVPIIRGDYKIVETYEYKQKQIKINCKTVVLYGLQDKYIDIIKEWDELTEQPSTYHFINGGHFFIQDHMEKTIKAVGSHTAK
- a CDS encoding type II CAAX endopeptidase family protein translates to MKKYLLMIANLAAYLGATYFVFELLVLYLYNNFEWFVTFFERNIPLYLIFITSVTFLLFLFIFYIKKIFLKENYKSIWSVCNFSMINRKQMFLFTLIGLAGTLWFISFMKITYFGERFPDLESYMEVFSRSDNFFYVFIGVGIVGVLFEEILFRGLVFNEFNKVMPFPIALILNAIVYGYFQPSPIIMFTGFMLGILYGLVYFKTKSIWSSIWIGIVLNVSMFTFRELKINDAIGKLPDWVLVLTMISSFLFILISVIYLFKSESLSNNNITPANKLELQG